One genomic region from Xenopus laevis strain J_2021 chromosome 2L, Xenopus_laevis_v10.1, whole genome shotgun sequence encodes:
- the spry2.L gene encoding sprouty RTK signaling antagonist 2 L homeolog (The RefSeq protein has 1 substitution compared to this genomic sequence), with protein METRVQNGNVSQPLLPARRETDPREILNQQVHVLSLEQIRAIRNTNEYTEGPTVAPRPVIKSAPRPTTQQKNERTHVVNEQQPFVRSPHPPMHSLSQAPLSRSVGTVVSSSRSNTRTNSSSSEQRLLAPPFTSSGLVADRIIRVQPKPELKSDILKPSSKEELGLHSLRCEDCGKCKCQECTYPRTLPSCWICDKQCLCSAQEVVDYGTCACCVKCLFYHCSNDDEDNCADNPCSCSQSHCCSRWSAIGVMALFLPCLWCYLPAKGCLKLCQGCYDRVNRPGCRCKRSNTVCLKVPHLQPRNLEKPT; from the coding sequence ATGGAGACGAGAGTACAAAATGGCAACGTATCCCAGCCTTTGCTCCCGGCTCGGCGTGAGACTGACCCACGGGAAATCCTGACCCAACAAGTTCACGTTTTGTCTTTGGAACAAATAAGAGCCATAAGAAACACTAATGAATATACAGAAGGGCCCACAGTGGCTCCTCGCCCTGTGATTAAATCTGCTCCACGTCCGACTACCCAACAGAAAAATGAAAGAACACACGTGGTAAATGAGCAGCAACCTTTTGTCAGGAGTCCACATCCACCAATGCATTCCTTGTCTCAGGCACCTTTGTCTCGATCAGTTGGTACAGTCGTTTCATCTTCTCGGAGCAATACAAGGACAAATAGCAGTTCTTCAGAGCAAAGGCTTCTTGCGCCACCATTTACATCTTCAGGATTGGTTGCAGACCGAATAATTAGAGTACAGCCCAAACCTGAgctgaaatctgacattttaaaGCCCTCTAGTAAAGAGGAATTGGGCTTACATTCATTAAGGTGTGAGGATTGTGGGAAATGTAAGTGCCAAGAATGCACTTATCCAAGGACTCTCCCATCTTGTTGGATTTGTGACAAGCAGTGCCTTTGCTCAGCCCAGGAAGTAGTTGACTATGGAACTTGTGCTTGCTGTGTGAAGTGCCTTTTCTATCACTGTTCAAATGATGACGAGGATAATTGTGCAGACAACCCATGTTCATGCAGTCAGTCCCACTGCTGCTCTCGATGGTCTGCTATCGGTGTCATGGCCTTGTTCTTGCCGTGTTTGTGGTGTTACCTTCCAGCCAAGGGTTGCCTTAAATTGTGCCAGGGCTGTTACGATCGTGTCAATAGACCTGGATGTCGATGCAAAAGATCAAACACAGTCTGCCTTAAAGTTCCACACCTTCAGCCCCGGAACTTAGAAAAACCAACATAG
- the spry2.L gene encoding sprouty RTK signaling antagonist 2 L homeolog isoform X1 — translation METRVQNGNVSQPLLPARRETDPREILTQQVHVLSLEQIRAIRNTNEYTEGPTVAPRPVIKSAPRPTTQQKNERTHVVNEQQPFVRSPHPPMHSLSQAPLSRSVGTVVSSSRSNTRTNSSSSEQRLLAPPFTSSGLVADRIIRVQPKPELKSDILKPSSKEELGLHSLRCEDCGKCKCQECTYPRTLPSCWICDKQCLCSAQEVVDYGTCACCVKCLFYHCSNDDEDNCADNPCSCSQSHCCSRWSAIGVMALFLPCLWCYLPAKGCLKLCQGCYDRVNRPGCRCKRSNTVCLKVPHLQPRNLEKPT, via the coding sequence ATGGAGACGAGAGTACAAAATGGCAACGTATCCCAGCCTTTGCTCCCGGCTCGGCGTGAGACTGACCCACGGGAAATCCTGACCCAACAAGTTCACGTTTTGTCTTTGGAACAAATAAGAGCCATAAGAAACACTAATGAATATACAGAAGGGCCCACAGTGGCTCCTCGCCCTGTGATTAAATCTGCTCCACGTCCGACTACCCAACAGAAAAATGAAAGAACACACGTGGTAAATGAGCAGCAACCTTTTGTCAGGAGTCCACATCCACCAATGCATTCCTTGTCTCAGGCACCTTTGTCTCGATCAGTTGGTACAGTCGTTTCATCTTCTCGGAGCAATACAAGGACAAATAGCAGTTCTTCAGAGCAAAGGCTTCTTGCGCCACCATTTACATCTTCAGGATTGGTTGCAGACCGAATAATTAGAGTACAGCCCAAACCTGAgctgaaatctgacattttaaaGCCCTCTAGTAAAGAGGAATTGGGCTTACATTCATTAAGGTGTGAGGATTGTGGGAAATGTAAGTGCCAAGAATGCACTTATCCAAGGACTCTCCCATCTTGTTGGATTTGTGACAAGCAGTGCCTTTGCTCAGCCCAGGAAGTAGTTGACTATGGAACTTGTGCTTGCTGTGTGAAGTGCCTTTTCTATCACTGTTCAAATGATGACGAGGATAATTGTGCAGACAACCCATGTTCATGCAGTCAGTCCCACTGCTGCTCTCGATGGTCTGCTATCGGTGTCATGGCCTTGTTCTTGCCGTGTTTGTGGTGTTACCTTCCAGCCAAGGGTTGCCTTAAATTGTGCCAGGGCTGTTACGATCGTGTCAATAGACCTGGATGTCGATGCAAAAGATCAAACACAGTCTGCCTTAAAGTTCCACACCTTCAGCCCCGGAACTTAGAAAAACCAACATAG